GCGGCGCGGTCGGGACGGATGCGGATCGAAGGGCGCCCGGTAATCGACATGGGCGATGTGGCCGTCGCGGATCTCGATGCGGTCGATGACGGCGTTGTTGAACAGCTTGCGGGTTCGTGGGTCGGCGTGACGGTAGGCGGCGCCACAGTTGGTGGCGAACCTGCTAGCGGTCTCCAGGATGGCCCGCCATTCGCCCAGGTTTGCTGCGAGGGAGCGACGGCGGGCTTCAAGGGTGGTGGTCCGCTGGCAGACTTTGGTCTGTTCTTGGCGGAGCAGGCTCAGGTTGATGGCGTCGGCGTAGTAGGCCGCCAGTAGCTTGCGGCGCTCACCCTCCAGGCCCATCAGTTCACGGTCAAGCTGCCGATGTTCCTGGGCGGCCCGGCCCTGACGGGCAGCGATCTCAGCCTTGAGGGCGGCGTGGAGTTCGGTGAGCCAGTGGTGGGGGAGTTGGATCCGCTGGTAGAGCTGTTCGACCTGGTCTTCCAGCCGGTCGGCGGGGATGTGGGGTTCGCGGCAGCCGCCACGGCCGGCGGGTCGGGGCCGAGACAGTAGAAGTAGGGGTGGCGGCGGCCGTTGTTGCCAGTGGCGACCAGATAGGAGTAGCGGCGGCTGCAGACCGCGCAGTGCAGTACCCCTTTGAGGTAGTGGTGATGCTTGCGTTCGCGGGTGCCGCGGGCCGAGCGGGCGGCCAGGAGGTCCTGGACCTGCTGGAACAGCTCAGGGCTGACCAGCGGCTGGTGTTGGCCTTGGACCAGGACGCCGTTCCAGTCGATCAGCCCCATGTAGGTCTTGTTGGCCAGCAGCTTGGCGACGCCGCCGAGGCTGAGCGGCTTGGGTGGGTAGTCGCGGCGGCCACGGTTACACAGCCCACGGGCGGCCAGCTCGGCGGTGAGCCGCTCCAGGGTCCAGTCGCCTGCGGCGTACAGCTGGAAGGCGGCGCGTATGTGGTGGGCGCGGTCGGGGTCGGGTTCGATGCAGGCGACCAGCCGCCCGCCGACGGGTCGGCGGACGTTGCGGTAGCCCAGGGGGGCCTGGTGGGGCCAGCCGCCCTGCTTGGCTTTTTGGGTCATGCCTTTGCGGATCTCGGCGGCTAGGTTGGCCGAGTAGAACTCGGCCATCAACGCGTGGATGCCCTCGGTGAGGCGCCCTTGGGGGCTGTCATCCAGTGGCTCGACCACGCTGACCAGCTCGACCCCGAGGCGGCGGAGCAGGGCCCTGACGGTGACGTGGTCTTCGAGGTTGCGGGCGAACCGGTCGACCTTGTGGACGATCACGACTTGGACGTCGCGGTCGCGTTGGATCCGGCCCAGCATGGCTTGGAACTCGGGCCGGTCGGCGGTGCGGGCGCTCTCGCCCCGCTCGATGTACTCCCCAACGATGGTGATGGCGTGGTCGGCGGCGTAGCGGGCGCAGGCCTCGCGTTGGGCGGGCAGCGACAGGCCGTCTTCGTCAAAGCCCTTGTCGACTTGGCGGCGTGAGGAGACCCGCAGGTAGTTCAGCCCCGGTCGCATCCGTCCTCGTTCTTGTGGTCGCGCTGGCCTGGTGGATGCAAGCTCCATCGGGCCGATCCAGCAACCCCCGACCGCCCCGCCACCGGCGGACAGCCGGCCGGTTGGCCGTGGATGGCCAGGGCGGCGGCGACCAGGGCCCGGGCCAGGGCGCTGAGGTCGATGGCGCACACCTGGCTGGGCGGGGTCGGCAGCTCAGCTCGGCTCGGGTCGCTTGCGCTGTGCTGGCGACTGTCATTGGCGTCGGTGGGCTCCACATCCAGCCAACCAGGCTCCCCAGCCCACCGAGGGGA
The Actinomycetota bacterium genome window above contains:
- a CDS encoding recombinase family protein → MRPGLNYLRVSSRRQVDKGFDEDGLSLPAQREACARYAADHAITIVGEYIERGESARTADRPEFQAMLGRIQRDRDVQVVIVHKVDRFARNLEDHVTVRALLRRLGVELVSVVEPLDDSPQGRLTEGIHALMAEFYSANLAAEIRKGMTQKAKQGGWPHQAPLGYRNVRRPVGGRLVACIEPDPDRAHHIRAAFQLYAAGDWTLERLTAELAARGLCNRGRRDYPPKPLSLGGVAKLLANKTYMGLIDWNGVLVQGQHQPLVSPELFQQVQDLLAARSARGTRERKHHHYLKGVLHCAVCSRRYSYLVATGNNGRRHPYFYCLGPDPPAVAAAANPTSPPTGWKTRSNSSTSGSNSPTTGSPNSTPPSRLRSLPVRAGPPRNIGSLTVN